A genome region from Arthrobacter sp. SLBN-100 includes the following:
- the dnaG gene encoding DNA primase, protein MPGLIKREDIDEVRQRTDIKEVVDGYVTLKGAGLGTFKGLCPFHDERSPSFTVRPQVGRYHCFGCGEDGDVIAFVQKQDHSSFQEAVEKLAARIGYELRYEDGGSGPNREEVGRRQRLLDAHKIADEFFQSQLLTPGAAEARTFLHGRGFDRAAAEQFGVGYAPQGWDGLLKHLRNRGFTDAELKLTGMFSAGGPGNQQRIYDRFRGRLIWPIRDIAGDTIGFGARKLYEDDQGPKYLNTPETTLYKKSQVLYGIDLAKRHIAKDRQLVVVEGYTDVMACHLAGIPTAVATCGTAFGTEHIKIARRLLSDDGTGGEVIFTFDGDAAGQKAALRAFEEDQRFTAQTYVAVEPTGADPCDLRQSKGDEAVHALVQSRRPLFEFAIRTTLKQFNLDTVEGRVQGLKASVPVVAAIRDASTRTGYCQALTGWLGMPDPNEVLRLVTAAVKRGDQGGPAGSGPGTPSRAAQPGGPGVAAGPPSGAVPSFHRPDPRDPVASMERQALEVALQEPALLAGGVWDRFAAARFATPAFQAVHDAMRATGPALTADPVRWVEHVMHEVPEPLRPLVSELAVVPLPASTEEAVQKYCRDILARLFELQITRVKADKMGQLQRLDPAADPETYQRLNRELMMLEMERRALRADA, encoded by the coding sequence GTGCCAGGGCTGATCAAACGTGAAGATATCGACGAAGTACGCCAGCGCACGGACATTAAGGAAGTGGTTGACGGCTACGTCACGCTCAAGGGCGCCGGGCTCGGGACATTCAAGGGACTGTGCCCCTTCCACGACGAGCGCTCGCCTTCGTTTACCGTCCGCCCGCAGGTAGGCCGCTACCACTGCTTCGGCTGCGGCGAGGACGGCGATGTTATTGCGTTCGTGCAGAAGCAGGACCACAGCTCCTTCCAGGAAGCCGTGGAGAAGCTGGCTGCCAGGATCGGATATGAGCTGCGGTACGAGGACGGCGGCAGCGGCCCCAACCGTGAGGAAGTGGGGCGCCGGCAGCGCCTGCTGGACGCCCACAAAATCGCCGACGAGTTCTTTCAGTCTCAACTGCTGACGCCCGGCGCCGCGGAGGCGAGGACGTTCCTGCACGGCCGCGGATTCGATCGTGCCGCGGCCGAGCAGTTCGGCGTGGGCTACGCGCCGCAGGGCTGGGACGGGCTGCTCAAGCACCTTCGCAACCGAGGCTTTACGGACGCAGAGCTCAAACTCACGGGCATGTTCTCTGCCGGGGGACCCGGAAACCAGCAGAGAATTTACGACCGTTTCCGGGGCCGCCTGATCTGGCCCATCCGGGATATCGCGGGCGACACCATCGGCTTCGGCGCCAGGAAGCTCTACGAGGACGACCAAGGCCCGAAGTACCTCAACACCCCCGAAACCACCTTGTACAAGAAATCCCAGGTGCTCTACGGGATCGACCTCGCCAAGCGCCACATCGCCAAGGACCGGCAGCTTGTAGTGGTGGAGGGCTACACGGACGTCATGGCCTGCCACCTGGCGGGAATTCCGACGGCGGTGGCCACCTGCGGAACGGCGTTCGGCACCGAGCACATCAAGATCGCCCGCAGGCTGCTCTCCGACGACGGCACCGGGGGAGAGGTCATCTTCACCTTCGACGGCGACGCCGCAGGCCAGAAGGCGGCCCTGCGCGCCTTCGAGGAGGACCAAAGGTTTACCGCCCAGACGTATGTGGCTGTGGAACCAACAGGAGCGGACCCCTGCGACCTGCGCCAAAGCAAGGGCGACGAGGCAGTGCACGCCCTGGTGCAGTCCCGGCGGCCGCTGTTTGAGTTCGCCATCCGCACCACACTGAAGCAGTTCAACCTGGACACCGTGGAAGGCCGCGTGCAGGGCCTGAAAGCGTCCGTGCCAGTGGTTGCGGCCATCCGCGACGCCTCCACCCGTACCGGCTACTGCCAGGCCCTCACGGGGTGGCTGGGCATGCCGGACCCCAACGAGGTGCTCCGCCTGGTCACTGCCGCGGTGAAGCGCGGCGACCAGGGCGGGCCAGCCGGATCCGGTCCCGGGACTCCCTCCCGCGCCGCCCAACCGGGCGGACCCGGCGTAGCTGCCGGGCCGCCGTCGGGCGCTGTACCCTCCTTCCACCGGCCGGACCCCCGGGACCCGGTGGCTTCCATGGAGCGGCAGGCGCTCGAAGTGGCCCTGCAGGAACCTGCACTGCTGGCCGGCGGCGTGTGGGACCGCTTCGCCGCCGCCCGTTTCGCCACCCCGGCCTTCCAGGCTGTCCACGACGCGATGCGTGCCACCGGCCCGGCCCTCACCGCCGACCCCGTCCGCTGGGTGGAGCACGTGATGCACGAAGTTCCGGAACCGCTGCGGCCACTGGTCTCCGAGCTGGCCGTGGTGCCGCTGCCTGCCAGCACGGAGGAAGCGGTGCAGAAGTATTGCCGGGACATCCTGGCGAGGCTGTTTGAGCTGCAGATCACCCGGGTCAAGGCCGACAAGATGGGCCAGCTGCAGCGGCTTGACCCTGCGGCAGACCCGGAAACCTATCAGCGGCTCAATCGGGAGCTCATGATGCTCGAAATGGAACGCCGCGCCCTGCGCGCGGATGCCTGA